From the genome of Sulfurimonas paralvinellae:
CAGACCCATGATAAGTGCTGCTACCGGTGCTGTCTTGATCATACCTGCAAACTTGTCATAAGAGTGATCTGAACTTTGATGAGCAGCAAGATGTTTCTGACGTGACATCCAAAGCATAGAGAACGATCCAAGGTTTGTAAAACTAAACAGGATCCAGTATAGGAAAAGTGCTGAGTTTGCCTGTGTCGTTCCAATCAAGATCGCAGCCATAACAAAACCTGCATGAGATATGGAAGAGTAAGCAAGCATACGTTTTACATCCGTCTGCACAAGTGCCCACATATTTGATGCTGTCATCGTAATAACAACAAAAGCATATAACACGATATCTAGCCATACTATATCGCTGTGTACCAAAAATTCAAAAAATCTCATAGCAACGACAAATGCAGCTATCTTTGGAACGATTGACATATATCCTGCCATTGCCGCAGAAGAGCCTTCATAGACATCAGGTGCCCATGTATGGAATGGAACAAGTGAAAGTTTGAACCCGAATGCTGCTAAGAAGAAAGCTACACCCACAAGAACGAATCCTATATCTGCATAGCCGTTTGCAGCTAGAACAAGTGCAATCTTATTGATCTCAACAGATCCTGTAAGTGCATAAAACACCATTGCACCAAAGCTAAAGAAACCTGCTGCAAGCGCACCCATTGTAAAATACTTCACAGCCGCTTCAAAAGATTTTTCACGGTTATGCATCGCAATGAGTGTATAGAGTGCAAGCGATGATGTCTCAAGACCGACAAATACCAAAATAAGGTTATCTGTAGCAACCATAAATTGGAATCCTGCAATCATGAACAAGAAAAGTGCAAAGAATTCAGGATATGAAAACTCATGAAAACGCTTGTGTGTCAATGCTAAAGGAATAAAGAGCATGGAAGCACCGACAATGATAAACTGTGCAAGAATTGCAAGTCCGTCTACAAGCATTACATCAAAAACACCAAGAATAGTACCATCTTGCATAAAGATACCGCTGGCATCTGCCACTGCGGCAAAGTCCATCGCCAAGAACAGAAGGCTTAAAACTACATAGAGTGATTTATGCAAACCACCTTTGACAATATCTATAACTAAGATTAAAAGTGCGCCAACTACTGGAATAAGCATTGGTGCCAAAGTCATCAGATTTAATGACTCCATTGAAACATTGATCGGCGACAACATTAGCGCACCTCCTCTTCAATTACAGTTTTTTTAATGACAAT
Proteins encoded in this window:
- the nuoN gene encoding NADH-quinone oxidoreductase subunit NuoN, translating into MLSPINVSMESLNLMTLAPMLIPVVGALLILVIDIVKGGLHKSLYVVLSLLFLAMDFAAVADASGIFMQDGTILGVFDVMLVDGLAILAQFIIVGASMLFIPLALTHKRFHEFSYPEFFALFLFMIAGFQFMVATDNLILVFVGLETSSLALYTLIAMHNREKSFEAAVKYFTMGALAAGFFSFGAMVFYALTGSVEINKIALVLAANGYADIGFVLVGVAFFLAAFGFKLSLVPFHTWAPDVYEGSSAAMAGYMSIVPKIAAFVVAMRFFEFLVHSDIVWLDIVLYAFVVITMTASNMWALVQTDVKRMLAYSSISHAGFVMAAILIGTTQANSALFLYWILFSFTNLGSFSMLWMSRQKHLAAHQSSDHSYDKFAGMIKTAPVAALIMGLFMLSLAGVPPFALFWGKLYMISSAVTNGYTILALIMALNSAIAGYYYLKLIVYMFMKEPVIDAKSGQVYVSNATLALKTIIGIAAIGTIFAFIAINPLLEFVTAFVYHSGY